In Desulfurobacteriaceae bacterium, a single window of DNA contains:
- a CDS encoding uroporphyrinogen-III synthase, translating to MRVFISSSLSEELLKQLENKGFEVVAFPLIETKPIPFSKEEVIDFSPDFIIISSKNGVKHFFSVVPKEETKKATFIAVGSSTAEKLKRIGISPLIPQNFSGEGVVELLKELGLKELKNKKFLIVRPKVARKVVSEFLESQGFRVKEIVVYETVIDENVRDKLNMEIEKGFDLFAFTSPSNLKAFLELTGEKGKEALNSSKLIPIGHVTQKAIEKAGFPVFKLPEEYTLNGIVDLILKTFR from the coding sequence ATGAGAGTTTTCATTTCAAGTAGTTTAAGTGAAGAGCTTTTAAAACAACTTGAGAACAAAGGATTTGAGGTAGTTGCTTTTCCTCTAATTGAAACAAAACCTATTCCTTTCTCAAAAGAGGAAGTAATTGATTTTTCTCCAGATTTTATCATTATCTCAAGTAAAAACGGCGTAAAACACTTTTTTTCAGTAGTTCCAAAAGAGGAGACAAAAAAAGCTACCTTTATAGCGGTAGGATCTTCTACAGCCGAAAAGCTAAAAAGAATAGGGATTTCCCCTCTAATTCCCCAAAACTTTAGTGGAGAAGGCGTTGTTGAACTTTTAAAAGAACTTGGTTTAAAAGAACTAAAGAACAAAAAATTTTTAATTGTTAGACCCAAAGTAGCAAGGAAGGTGGTTTCTGAATTTTTAGAATCTCAGGGTTTTAGGGTTAAAGAGATTGTAGTTTACGAAACTGTCATAGATGAAAATGTAAGAGATAAACTTAACATGGAAATAGAAAAAGGTTTTGACCTTTTTGCTTTTACCAGTCCCTCAAATCTTAAAGCTTTTTTAGAACTTACAGGAGAAAAAGGAAAGGAAGCCTTAAACTCTTCAAAATTGATCCCAATTGGACATGTTACCCAAAAAGCGATAGAAAAAGCTGGCTTTCCAGTTTTTAAGCTTCCAGAGGAGTATACTCTTAACGGTATTGTGGACTTAATTCTCAAAACGTTCAGATAG